A single window of Archangium gephyra DNA harbors:
- a CDS encoding ABC transporter permease: MGPFIALALNGFREARRNRVTLLVAIFALAMLLSTTLVLEITVGTFDRVITDVGLGAMSLMLVLLAIFLSSGLISREIERRTIFLMVSKPLSRGAFLVGRLMGNMLTVTVLQLLMAGLFFAMMFLYQSPISPAHLAAVGMLWFELWVLSAVGFLMSSFSSQMVSAFVTVSVYFAGHLSSDIYSLASKSQSGAIQAVGKAVYYVLPDLSRFNYRPHATYYAPIASSELLSAATYGMAFTGVLVALAIILFNRRDFR, translated from the coding sequence ATGGGTCCGTTCATCGCCCTGGCGCTCAATGGCTTCCGGGAGGCCCGGCGCAACCGGGTCACCCTGCTGGTGGCCATCTTCGCGTTGGCCATGCTCCTGTCCACCACGCTCGTGCTGGAGATCACGGTCGGCACGTTCGATCGCGTCATCACCGACGTGGGCCTGGGGGCCATGAGCCTGATGCTGGTGCTGCTCGCCATCTTCCTCTCCAGCGGGCTCATCTCGCGGGAGATCGAGAGGCGCACCATCTTCCTCATGGTGTCCAAGCCGCTGTCGCGTGGCGCGTTCCTGGTGGGCCGGCTGATGGGCAACATGCTCACCGTGACGGTGCTGCAGCTGCTCATGGCCGGGCTCTTCTTCGCGATGATGTTCCTCTACCAGAGCCCCATCAGCCCGGCGCACCTGGCGGCGGTGGGCATGCTGTGGTTCGAGCTGTGGGTGCTCAGCGCCGTGGGCTTCCTGATGTCCAGCTTCTCCAGCCAGATGGTGTCGGCCTTCGTCACGGTGAGCGTCTACTTCGCCGGCCACCTGTCGTCGGACATCTACTCGCTGGCCTCGAAGTCCCAGAGCGGGGCCATCCAGGCGGTGGGCAAGGCCGTGTACTACGTGCTGCCGGACCTCTCGCGCTTCAACTACCGGCCGCACGCGACGTACTACGCCCCCATCGCCTCCAGCGAGCTGCTGTCGGCCGCCACGTATGGCATGGCCTTCACCGGCGTGCTGGTGGCGCTGGCCATCATCCTCTTCAACCGGCGCGACTTCCGCTGA
- a CDS encoding sigma-54-dependent transcriptional regulator: MHILVVDDELSMREFLEVLLTRAGYQVTCAEGVKAAREVLGSAKVDLVITDMKLGASQSGMDVLRATRALPEPPEVIVITAFGTAASAVEAMRDGAYDYIGKPFDNEELKLLVQKALEKRSLRQENVSLREHLVPGAGVMGVGRSERMRAVWSLVEKVAPTRSTVLIHGESGTGKELIAKAIHLKSQRAGQPFLPVNCAALNEGVLESELFGHVKGAFTGATQERPGLLVHAGEGTVFLDEIGEVPLATQVKLLRVLQERKVKPVGSSAEIAFHARVVAATNRRLEAEVKAGRFREDLFYRLNVITLELPPLRERAGDIALLAEHFLERQRKELGRPGMRFSPEALAVLSSYSFPGNVRQLENIVERAATLADGDVLTLASLPPTLRGEAAPSTVAAAPSAEVPLGPGFSLEHHLDDAERRYLLAALSQAGGVKIRAAELLGLTFRSFRYRLAKHGLSDREDEA, encoded by the coding sequence GTGCACATCCTGGTGGTGGACGATGAGCTGTCGATGCGCGAGTTCCTGGAGGTGCTGCTGACCCGTGCGGGTTACCAGGTGACGTGCGCGGAGGGCGTGAAGGCGGCCCGGGAGGTGCTGGGCTCGGCGAAGGTGGACCTGGTCATCACCGACATGAAGCTGGGCGCCTCCCAGAGTGGCATGGACGTGCTGCGCGCCACGCGCGCGCTGCCCGAGCCGCCCGAGGTCATCGTCATCACCGCCTTCGGCACGGCGGCCTCGGCGGTGGAGGCCATGCGCGACGGGGCGTACGACTACATCGGCAAGCCCTTCGACAACGAGGAGCTGAAGCTGCTGGTGCAGAAGGCGCTGGAGAAGCGCTCGCTGCGCCAGGAGAACGTGTCGCTGCGCGAGCACCTCGTGCCGGGCGCGGGGGTGATGGGGGTAGGGCGCAGCGAGCGGATGCGCGCCGTGTGGAGCCTGGTGGAGAAGGTGGCGCCCACGCGCTCGACCGTCCTCATCCACGGGGAGAGCGGCACGGGCAAGGAGCTCATCGCCAAGGCCATCCACCTCAAGAGCCAGCGGGCGGGCCAGCCCTTCCTTCCCGTCAACTGCGCGGCCCTCAACGAGGGCGTGCTGGAGAGCGAGCTCTTCGGCCACGTGAAGGGCGCCTTCACCGGTGCCACGCAGGAGCGGCCGGGCCTGCTGGTGCACGCGGGGGAGGGGACGGTGTTCCTCGACGAGATTGGCGAGGTGCCGCTGGCCACGCAGGTGAAGCTGCTGCGCGTGCTGCAGGAGCGCAAGGTGAAGCCGGTGGGCAGCTCGGCGGAGATTGCCTTCCACGCGCGCGTGGTGGCCGCCACCAACCGGCGCCTGGAGGCCGAGGTGAAGGCGGGGCGTTTCCGGGAGGATCTCTTCTACCGCCTCAACGTGATTACGCTCGAGCTGCCGCCGTTGCGCGAGCGGGCGGGAGACATCGCGCTGCTGGCCGAGCACTTCCTCGAGCGTCAGCGCAAGGAGCTGGGACGGCCGGGGATGCGCTTCTCGCCGGAGGCGCTGGCGGTGCTGTCCTCCTACTCCTTCCCGGGCAACGTGCGCCAGTTGGAGAACATCGTCGAGCGCGCGGCCACGCTGGCGGATGGAGACGTGCTGACGCTGGCTTCACTGCCGCCCACGCTGCGTGGCGAGGCGGCTCCGTCCACGGTGGCGGCGGCTCCCTCGGCGGAGGTGCCGCTCGGCCCTGGCTTCTCGCTGGAGCACCACCTGGACGACGCCGAGCGGCGCTACCTGCTGGCCGCCCTGTCCCAGGCCGGCGGGGTGAAGATCCGCGCGGCGGAGCTGCTCGGGCTGACGTTCCGCTCCTTCCGTTACCGCCTGGCCAAGCACGGGCTGTCGGACCGGGAGGACGAGGCCTGA
- a CDS encoding two-component system sensor histidine kinase NtrB, which translates to MLAASPQADALRTRLVWLTVFRTVAVSLSLVAVVARLLMQPLVEEPSRGDTLSFTVIGLVYLFTLVYGLMLRGGRADRVAAVVQVVGDLLIASVLVFLTGVGDSPFTFLYLLAVIGASIVLDGRGALFAAGAGAVAYGTLLMAVKLRWLEPPLGVGDISRQRLAFLLGSNVLALFLIAALAGYLTRQLSATGGRLSEREADLEKLDNLQRQILACMPSGLITCDAAGRVTFVNRAASSILSLEGRLPPGLNVESLLPGTLGPEARQRRRELTVQTPAGLRTLGLTVTGLEGSGGGGTLVVFQDLTELRRIEEDLKRADRLAALGTLAAQLAHEIRNPLAAMRGSAQLLVQEPGGDPSSAKLVEILLRESDRLSKLVEDFLRFARPPPPVKQALDLEVLVAETVDMLRADPLAWQVGVEQVLAPMRVPVDADQIRQVLINILRNAFQAAGPGGRVRVTLTGEDELALLYIWDSGGSIPATDLSRIFEPFFSTREGGTGLGLSTAYSIVRSHGGNIRVSSSPQEGTEFLIQLPVQG; encoded by the coding sequence GTGCTCGCCGCGTCTCCGCAGGCCGACGCGCTGCGGACGCGGCTGGTGTGGCTCACCGTGTTCCGCACGGTGGCCGTCAGCCTGTCGTTGGTGGCGGTGGTGGCCCGGCTGCTCATGCAGCCGCTGGTGGAGGAGCCCAGCCGCGGCGACACGCTGTCCTTCACGGTCATCGGGCTCGTCTACCTCTTCACCCTGGTGTACGGCCTCATGCTGCGCGGAGGCCGGGCGGACCGGGTGGCGGCGGTGGTGCAGGTGGTGGGTGATCTGCTCATCGCCTCGGTGCTCGTCTTCCTCACCGGAGTGGGGGACAGCCCCTTCACCTTCCTCTACCTGCTGGCCGTCATCGGCGCGAGCATCGTGCTGGACGGCCGGGGTGCGCTGTTCGCCGCGGGAGCCGGGGCCGTCGCCTACGGCACGCTGCTGATGGCGGTGAAGCTGCGGTGGTTGGAGCCGCCCCTGGGGGTGGGGGACATCAGCCGGCAGCGCCTGGCCTTCCTGCTGGGCAGCAACGTGCTGGCGCTCTTCCTCATCGCCGCGCTGGCGGGCTACCTGACGCGCCAGCTGTCGGCCACGGGCGGGCGGCTGTCCGAGCGCGAGGCGGACCTCGAGAAGCTCGACAACCTGCAGCGGCAGATATTGGCCTGCATGCCCTCGGGGCTCATCACCTGCGACGCGGCGGGGCGGGTCACCTTCGTCAACCGGGCCGCCAGCTCCATTTTGTCCCTGGAGGGGCGGCTGCCGCCGGGCCTGAACGTGGAGTCCCTGCTGCCGGGGACATTGGGGCCCGAGGCCCGCCAGCGCCGCCGGGAGCTCACGGTGCAGACGCCCGCGGGCCTGCGCACGCTCGGGCTGACGGTGACGGGGCTGGAGGGCAGTGGAGGCGGGGGCACGCTCGTCGTCTTCCAGGACCTGACGGAGCTGCGCCGCATCGAGGAGGACCTCAAGCGCGCGGACCGGCTGGCCGCCCTGGGGACGCTGGCCGCCCAGCTCGCCCATGAGATTCGCAACCCCCTGGCCGCCATGCGGGGCTCGGCGCAGCTGCTCGTCCAGGAGCCCGGCGGGGACCCTTCGTCGGCCAAGCTGGTGGAGATCCTCCTGCGCGAGTCGGACCGGCTGTCCAAGTTGGTGGAGGACTTCCTGCGCTTCGCCCGTCCACCGCCTCCCGTCAAGCAGGCGCTGGACCTGGAGGTGCTGGTGGCGGAGACGGTGGACATGCTGCGGGCGGATCCCCTGGCCTGGCAGGTCGGCGTGGAGCAGGTGCTGGCCCCGATGCGGGTGCCGGTGGACGCGGATCAGATCCGCCAGGTGCTCATCAACATCCTGCGCAACGCCTTCCAGGCCGCGGGCCCGGGAGGCCGGGTGCGGGTGACGCTGACGGGCGAGGACGAGCTGGCCCTGCTGTACATCTGGGACTCGGGGGGAAGCATTCCCGCCACGGACCTGTCGCGCATCTTCGAGCCCTTCTTCAGCACCCGGGAGGGCGGCACCGGCCTGGGTCTGTCCACGGCGTACTCCATCGTGCGCTCGCATGGTGGCAACATCCGGGTGTCCTCCTCGCCGCAGGAGGGTACCGAGTTCCTCATCCAGCTGCCGGTGCAGGGTTGA
- a CDS encoding type II secretion system F family protein — MAATATQKSAPPKSKNTAQFLWEAKTKSGETKKGEMEANDIEAVNARLKSLGLNPVKVRRKGLLDSDLNLALGSGVTGKDILVFTRQFATMIDAGLPLVQCLDILGSQMDNPAFRKVVFAIKSKVEQGSTFADALADHPKVFDELFVQLCAAGEVGGILDNILNRLAAYREKNEKLKRKVKGAMTYPVIVLCVAFGVTALLLLKVTPTFAKMFADFGQALPAPTQFVVDLSEWAQKYVLHAFAGIGALVGAFTYTYRHPQGRRFLDKVFLMAPIFGPVIRKVAVARFTRTLGTMISSGVPILDALDVTAKTAGNRSVEEAIYFVRGKIAEGKNIAGPLLETKVFPPMVVQMIGVGEATGAMDTMLNKIADFYDDEVDTAVAGLTAMIEPLMMVFLGGVVGGFLISMYLPIFAIAGAVK; from the coding sequence ATGGCGGCAACGGCAACCCAGAAGTCTGCACCCCCAAAGTCCAAGAATACGGCCCAGTTCCTCTGGGAGGCCAAGACCAAGTCTGGCGAGACCAAGAAGGGAGAGATGGAGGCCAACGACATCGAGGCGGTCAATGCCCGTCTCAAGTCGCTCGGTCTCAACCCCGTCAAGGTCCGCCGCAAGGGTCTCCTCGACTCCGACCTGAACCTGGCCCTCGGCTCGGGCGTCACGGGCAAGGACATCCTCGTCTTCACCCGTCAGTTCGCCACGATGATCGACGCCGGCCTTCCGCTGGTGCAGTGCCTCGACATCCTCGGCAGCCAGATGGACAACCCGGCCTTCCGCAAGGTCGTGTTCGCCATCAAGAGCAAGGTGGAGCAGGGCTCCACCTTCGCCGACGCGCTGGCGGACCACCCCAAGGTCTTCGACGAGCTCTTCGTCCAGCTGTGCGCGGCCGGTGAGGTCGGCGGTATTCTCGACAACATCCTCAACCGTCTCGCGGCCTACCGTGAGAAGAACGAGAAGCTCAAGCGCAAGGTGAAGGGCGCCATGACCTACCCGGTCATCGTGCTCTGCGTGGCCTTCGGCGTGACGGCGCTGCTGCTCCTCAAGGTGACGCCGACGTTCGCGAAGATGTTCGCCGACTTCGGCCAGGCGCTGCCGGCGCCCACCCAGTTCGTGGTGGACCTGTCCGAGTGGGCGCAGAAGTACGTGCTCCACGCCTTCGCTGGCATCGGCGCCCTCGTGGGCGCCTTCACGTACACGTACCGGCATCCGCAGGGACGGCGCTTCCTGGACAAGGTCTTCCTGATGGCGCCCATCTTCGGGCCCGTCATCCGCAAGGTGGCGGTGGCGCGCTTCACCCGTACGCTCGGCACGATGATCTCCTCGGGCGTGCCCATCCTGGACGCGCTGGACGTGACGGCGAAGACGGCCGGTAACCGCTCCGTGGAAGAGGCCATCTACTTCGTGCGTGGGAAGATCGCCGAGGGCAAGAACATCGCCGGTCCGCTGCTGGAGACGAAGGTGTTCCCGCCCATGGTGGTGCAGATGATCGGCGTGGGTGAGGCCACGGGTGCCATGGACACCATGCTCAACAAGATCGCCGACTTCTACGACGACGAGGTGGACACGGCCGTCGCGGGTCTCACGGCGATGATCGAACCGCTGATGATGGTGTTCCTCGGCGGCGTGGTCGGTGGCTTCCTCATCTCGATGTACCTGCCCATCTTCGCCATCGCCGGTGCCGTCAAGTAG
- a CDS encoding type IV pilus twitching motility protein PilT has protein sequence MNLHQLLKAMVEKGASDLHITTGSPPQLRVDGELVPLKTAQLTPVETKQLCYSILTDAQKHKFEEENELDLSFGVKGLSRFRANIYMQRGAVAGAFRTIPFKILTFQELGLPPVVAELVKKPRGLILVTGPTGSGKSTTLASMVDKINTDRHEHIMTIEDPIEYLHPHKNCLVNQREVGADTRNFKTALKYILRQDPDVVLVGELRDLETIEAALVIAETGHTCYATLHTNSAVQTINRVLDVFPPYQQPQVRAQLSFVLEGVMSQSLIAKQGSPGRVLALEVMVPNPAIRNLIREDKVHQVYSAMQVGQAKFGMQTFNQALAQLLARRLISQEEAFGRSSDPDELRNILAGAGAGGMPGQRPAGPGGR, from the coding sequence GTGAATCTGCATCAGCTGCTCAAGGCGATGGTCGAGAAGGGCGCTTCCGACCTCCACATCACCACCGGCTCCCCGCCCCAGCTCCGCGTGGACGGCGAGCTGGTGCCGCTCAAGACGGCCCAGCTCACCCCGGTGGAGACCAAGCAGCTCTGCTACTCCATCCTCACGGACGCGCAGAAGCACAAGTTCGAGGAGGAGAACGAGCTCGACCTGTCCTTCGGTGTGAAGGGGCTCTCCCGCTTCCGCGCCAACATCTACATGCAGCGCGGCGCGGTGGCCGGGGCCTTCCGCACCATTCCCTTCAAGATCCTCACCTTCCAGGAGCTCGGCCTGCCTCCCGTGGTGGCCGAGCTGGTGAAGAAGCCGCGCGGCCTCATCCTGGTGACGGGTCCCACGGGTTCGGGCAAGTCCACGACGCTCGCGTCCATGGTGGACAAGATCAACACCGATCGTCACGAGCACATCATGACGATCGAGGATCCGATCGAGTACCTGCACCCGCACAAGAACTGCCTGGTGAACCAGCGCGAGGTGGGCGCGGACACGCGCAACTTCAAGACGGCGCTCAAGTACATCCTCCGCCAGGACCCGGACGTGGTGCTGGTGGGTGAGTTGCGTGACCTGGAGACGATCGAAGCGGCGCTCGTCATCGCCGAGACGGGCCACACCTGCTACGCCACGCTGCACACCAACAGCGCGGTGCAGACCATCAACCGCGTGCTGGACGTGTTCCCCCCGTACCAGCAGCCGCAGGTGCGCGCGCAGCTGTCGTTCGTGCTGGAAGGCGTGATGAGCCAGTCGCTCATCGCCAAGCAGGGCTCTCCGGGCCGCGTGCTGGCGCTGGAGGTGATGGTGCCCAACCCCGCCATCCGCAACCTCATCCGCGAGGACAAGGTGCACCAGGTCTACTCGGCCATGCAGGTGGGCCAGGCCAAGTTCGGCATGCAGACCTTCAATCAGGCCCTGGCGCAGCTGTTGGCGCGGCGGCTCATCTCGCAGGAAGAGGCCTTCGGCCGCTCGAGTGACCCGGACGAGCTGCGCAACATCCTGGCGGGCGCGGGCGCCGGCGGCATGCCTGGTCAGCGGCCGGCCGGTCCGGGCGGACGCTAA
- the pilB gene encoding type IV-A pilus assembly ATPase PilB, with the protein MSGRLGELLVRENLISVQQLRKAQEEQQKTGTRIGTALIKTGAIEESKLTDFLSKQYGVPAINLKDFDIDAEIIKLVPKEVAEKHLVIPVNRAGPSLIVAMCDPSNIYAVDDLKFLTGYNVEPVVASEISIREAIERYYAEKGPDMNALVEEMADDIEVAKEEEEGNVEEMARAADDAPVVKLVNLILQDSIKKRASDIHVEPYEKDFRVRFRIDGSLYEVMRPPMKLRNAITSRLKIMANLDISERRLPQDGRIKIKLGGGKEMDFRVSVCPTLFGEKVVLRLLDKSNLQLDMTKLGFDAQPLAWFKEAIERPYGMVLVTGPTGSGKTTTLYSALSSLNQIDTNIATAEDPVEFNFAGINQVQMHEDIGLNFAAALRSFLRQDPDIIMIGEIRDFETGEIGVKAALTGHLVLSTLHTNDAPGTVSRLLNMGIEPFLVTASLNLILAQRLARRLCPACKKPAENVDEQALLNAGVPAEKLGTFTLYEKVGCRDCNDRGYRGRVAIYEVMPFWDGLKELVINGASAAELKQEAIRLGMSSLRMSALAKMMDGVTTLDEVVANTAPDTF; encoded by the coding sequence ATGTCCGGTCGACTTGGTGAACTGCTGGTTCGAGAGAACCTCATTTCCGTCCAGCAGCTGCGCAAGGCCCAGGAAGAACAGCAGAAGACGGGCACGCGTATCGGCACTGCCCTCATCAAGACGGGAGCCATCGAGGAGTCCAAGCTCACCGACTTCCTCTCCAAGCAGTACGGTGTCCCGGCCATCAACCTGAAGGACTTCGACATCGACGCGGAGATCATCAAGCTCGTGCCCAAGGAAGTGGCCGAGAAGCACCTGGTGATTCCCGTCAACCGCGCCGGTCCTTCGCTCATCGTGGCGATGTGCGATCCGTCCAACATCTACGCGGTGGACGATCTGAAGTTCCTCACCGGCTACAACGTGGAGCCGGTGGTCGCCTCTGAAATCTCCATCCGCGAGGCCATCGAGCGCTACTACGCCGAGAAGGGCCCGGACATGAACGCCCTCGTCGAGGAGATGGCCGACGACATCGAGGTGGCCAAGGAGGAGGAGGAGGGCAACGTCGAGGAGATGGCCCGCGCCGCGGACGACGCCCCCGTCGTCAAGCTGGTGAACCTCATCCTCCAGGACTCCATCAAGAAGCGCGCCTCGGACATCCACGTGGAGCCCTACGAGAAGGACTTCCGGGTCCGCTTCCGCATCGACGGCTCGCTCTACGAGGTGATGCGTCCGCCGATGAAGCTGCGCAACGCCATCACCAGCCGTCTGAAGATCATGGCGAACCTGGACATCTCCGAGCGCCGCCTGCCGCAGGACGGCCGTATCAAGATCAAGCTCGGCGGTGGCAAGGAGATGGACTTCCGCGTCAGCGTGTGCCCCACGCTCTTCGGCGAGAAGGTGGTGCTCCGTCTGCTCGACAAGTCCAACCTCCAGCTGGACATGACGAAGCTGGGCTTCGATGCCCAGCCGCTGGCCTGGTTCAAGGAGGCCATCGAGCGTCCCTACGGCATGGTGCTGGTGACGGGCCCCACGGGTTCCGGCAAGACGACGACGCTCTACTCGGCGCTCTCGTCGCTCAACCAGATCGACACCAACATCGCCACCGCCGAGGACCCGGTCGAGTTCAACTTCGCCGGCATCAACCAGGTGCAGATGCATGAAGACATCGGCCTGAACTTCGCCGCGGCGCTGCGCTCCTTCCTCCGTCAGGACCCCGACATCATCATGATCGGTGAGATCCGCGACTTCGAAACGGGCGAAATCGGCGTGAAGGCGGCGCTCACGGGCCACCTGGTGCTCTCCACGCTGCACACCAACGACGCCCCTGGCACGGTGAGCCGTCTGCTCAACATGGGCATCGAGCCCTTCCTCGTGACGGCCTCGCTCAACCTGATTCTGGCCCAGCGTCTGGCGCGCCGTCTGTGCCCCGCCTGCAAGAAGCCGGCGGAGAACGTGGACGAGCAGGCGCTGCTCAACGCCGGCGTGCCCGCGGAGAAGCTCGGCACCTTCACGCTCTACGAGAAGGTCGGCTGCCGCGACTGCAACGACCGTGGCTACCGTGGCCGCGTGGCCATCTACGAGGTCATGCCCTTCTGGGATGGCCTCAAGGAGCTGGTCATCAACGGCGCCTCCGCCGCCGAGCTGAAGCAGGAGGCCATCCGCCTGGGCATGAGCTCGCTGCGCATGTCGGCCCTGGCGAAGATGATGGACGGCGTCACCACGCTGGACGAGGTGGTGGCCAACACGGCGCCGGACACCTTCTAA
- a CDS encoding bifunctional riboflavin kinase/FAD synthetase yields MKVFHGVTEARELAGCSLALGNFDGVHLGHQALFAEVRRQGAPTAALTFQPHPGKVLQPDLAPKLISLLPRKLELFEACGLEAAVVQPFTREYARHSPRDFEASLLDVLGARHLVVGYDFTYGAARAGTADTLREAAAARGAQVHVVPPVTVDGVVASSSKVREYILEGRVSAAQRLLGRPFDLDGTVVTGHGRGRGIGFPTANVDTQNELRPAAGVYAIRVRFLGAPASSPDAPWLPGVANIGVKPTFGVNEVTIEAHLLDFSGDLYGRELRVQFLERLRPERRFGSVAELVGQIKRDVEAARAVIARASE; encoded by the coding sequence ATGAAGGTCTTCCACGGTGTGACGGAGGCGCGGGAGCTGGCCGGCTGTTCGCTCGCGCTGGGCAACTTCGATGGGGTGCACCTGGGCCATCAGGCCCTCTTCGCCGAGGTCCGGCGCCAGGGTGCTCCCACCGCCGCGCTCACCTTCCAGCCCCACCCGGGCAAGGTGCTCCAGCCGGATCTGGCTCCCAAGCTCATCTCCCTGCTGCCGCGCAAGCTGGAGCTCTTCGAGGCCTGTGGGCTGGAGGCGGCCGTGGTGCAGCCCTTCACGCGCGAGTATGCCCGCCACTCGCCGCGCGACTTCGAGGCCTCGCTGCTGGACGTGCTGGGCGCGCGCCACCTCGTGGTGGGCTACGACTTCACCTATGGGGCCGCCCGTGCCGGCACCGCGGACACCCTGCGCGAGGCCGCCGCCGCCCGGGGCGCCCAGGTGCACGTGGTGCCTCCCGTCACCGTGGATGGGGTGGTGGCCTCGTCCTCCAAGGTGCGCGAGTACATCCTCGAGGGCCGCGTCAGTGCCGCGCAGCGCCTGTTGGGGCGGCCCTTCGATCTGGACGGCACCGTCGTCACCGGCCATGGGCGCGGCCGCGGCATCGGCTTTCCCACCGCCAACGTGGACACCCAGAACGAGCTGCGGCCCGCCGCCGGTGTCTACGCCATCCGCGTCCGTTTCCTCGGCGCTCCCGCGTCCTCTCCGGACGCTCCCTGGCTCCCCGGGGTGGCCAATATCGGTGTCAAGCCCACCTTTGGCGTCAACGAGGTCACCATCGAGGCGCACCTGCTGGACTTCAGTGGTGATCTCTATGGGCGGGAGTTGCGGGTGCAGTTCCTGGAGCGGCTGCGCCCCGAGCGCCGTTTTGGCTCGGTGGCAGAGCTCGTGGGGCAGATCAAGAGGGACGTCGAGGCTGCTCGGGCGGTCATCGCCCGGGCGTCCGAGTGA
- the trmB gene encoding tRNA (guanine(46)-N(7))-methyltransferase TrmB — protein MARPRLLPEPVGLHLAKLETPPDWDAEFGFPGPLELEIGSGAGGHALEYCRRNPHVRFVAFEWRKKYARDTQDRGNKLGLRNLRVLEADARSVVPRLFAPGSLDAVHLQFPDPWWKRAHFKRAVIQPEFAKLLLEKLKPGGLFDMRTDVQDRGVSMLSILEEAGFVNPLGAGIFHPYDPEEVPSTRERRYLASGEPVYRARLRKPA, from the coding sequence ATGGCCCGCCCCCGCCTCCTCCCCGAACCTGTCGGCCTGCACCTGGCCAAGCTGGAAACCCCTCCCGATTGGGACGCGGAGTTCGGCTTCCCTGGACCCCTCGAGCTGGAGATCGGCTCCGGCGCCGGTGGCCACGCGCTGGAGTACTGCCGGCGCAACCCCCACGTGCGCTTCGTCGCCTTCGAGTGGCGCAAGAAGTACGCGCGGGACACCCAGGACCGCGGCAACAAGCTGGGCCTGCGCAACCTCCGGGTGCTCGAGGCGGATGCGCGCTCCGTGGTGCCGCGCCTCTTCGCGCCCGGCTCGCTCGACGCCGTCCACCTCCAGTTCCCCGATCCGTGGTGGAAGCGCGCCCACTTCAAGCGCGCCGTCATCCAGCCCGAGTTCGCCAAGCTGCTCCTGGAGAAGCTCAAGCCCGGCGGCCTCTTCGACATGCGCACGGACGTTCAGGACCGGGGCGTGTCCATGCTGTCCATCCTGGAGGAGGCCGGCTTCGTCAACCCCCTGGGCGCGGGTATCTTCCACCCTTATGACCCCGAGGAGGTACCCTCCACCCGGGAGCGGCGCTACCTGGCCAGCGGGGAGCCTGTCTACCGCGCCCGCCTGCGCAAGCCGGCCTGA
- a CDS encoding diguanylate cyclase, with translation MADGSIKKMGEVARRTLATPALADRTILLVDDDPANIQHVREGLASHGYRFREAHDGTEALRSLREVRPDLIIMDVEMPRLGGVEVCRIIKANGGEGGFGFIPVILVTARQAAGKVEGLELGADDYLVKPFDMLELSARVKSMLRLKALQDAVVEKNRELDNKNRELDKANKELAQKREELLALTRVDALTGLYNRRYFEERLTEEFVRSTRYRSPLSLVMMDIDHFKKLNDTYGHPFGDEVLRQVARTIKGKLREVDFVARYGGEEMIALLPETGPKEAFGACERVREAIASLQLEYRNQDGSRQLVRCTASLGVASVPSKRLPVMEELLRVADVCLYEAKAAGRNCVRQYQDESPE, from the coding sequence ATGGCGGACGGCTCGATCAAGAAGATGGGAGAGGTGGCCCGCCGGACCCTGGCCACCCCAGCGCTCGCCGACCGCACCATCCTGCTCGTCGACGATGATCCCGCCAACATCCAGCATGTGCGCGAGGGCCTGGCCTCGCACGGCTACCGCTTCCGCGAGGCCCACGATGGCACCGAGGCGCTGCGCTCGCTCCGGGAGGTGAGGCCGGACCTCATCATCATGGACGTGGAGATGCCCCGGCTGGGCGGCGTGGAGGTGTGCCGCATCATCAAGGCCAACGGGGGCGAGGGCGGCTTCGGCTTCATCCCCGTCATCCTGGTGACGGCCCGGCAGGCGGCGGGCAAGGTGGAGGGCCTGGAGCTGGGCGCGGATGACTACCTGGTCAAGCCCTTCGACATGCTGGAGCTGTCCGCGCGCGTGAAGTCCATGCTGCGCCTCAAGGCCCTGCAGGACGCGGTGGTGGAGAAGAACCGCGAGCTGGACAACAAGAACCGCGAGCTGGACAAGGCCAACAAGGAGCTGGCCCAGAAGCGCGAGGAGCTGCTGGCCCTCACCCGCGTGGACGCGCTCACCGGCCTCTACAACCGCCGCTACTTCGAGGAGCGGCTCACCGAGGAGTTCGTCCGCTCCACCCGCTACCGCTCGCCCTTGTCGCTGGTGATGATGGACATCGACCACTTCAAGAAGCTCAACGACACCTACGGACACCCCTTCGGGGACGAGGTGCTGCGCCAGGTGGCCCGCACCATCAAGGGCAAGCTGCGCGAGGTGGACTTCGTGGCGCGCTACGGCGGCGAGGAGATGATCGCCCTGCTGCCGGAGACGGGACCCAAGGAGGCCTTCGGGGCGTGCGAGCGGGTGCGCGAGGCCATCGCCTCCCTCCAGCTGGAGTACCGCAACCAGGACGGGTCGCGCCAGCTGGTGCGGTGCACGGCCTCGCTGGGGGTGGCCAGCGTGCCGTCCAAGAGACTGCCGGTGATGGAGGAGCTGCTGCGCGTGGCCGACGTCTGCCTCTACGAGGCCAAGGCGGCGGGCCGCAATTGCGTCCGCCAGTACCAGGATGAATCCCCGGAGTGA